The proteins below are encoded in one region of Clostridium pasteurianum DSM 525 = ATCC 6013:
- a CDS encoding M3 family oligoendopeptidase — protein sequence MEHRWSLKELYDSFESKEFKEDLIRCDKFIDKIKEISETFADSKEENIKKLENYISVDNEFFHLSFKLLSFCQLSLSVETTNVEALKYLEVIEEKITELAEPNTKVAKWIGKLQNLDDIIGSSTILKEHNFYLKEIQQNNKYVLSEKEETIISKMRNTGSSAWSKLQDLTLSNLLVKININGKEEKLPLTVVRNMAYDANDNIRKTAYIAELAAYSEIEDVSAACLNGIKGEVITVDKLRGYKSPLEESLISSKMDQKTLDSMFSAISEYLPVFRKYFRKKAQILSYKGGLPFYEMFAPIGKSSRKYTFEEARDFIVENFKTFSDKLADYALKAFNNKWIDAEPREGKVGGAFCENLHVIGESRIMSNFTGNFNDVVTLAHELGHGYHGACLLKESAINSEYPMPIAETASTFCETIIKKAATDKVDKEESISILETEISDCAQVIVDIYSRFLFESEVFKKREKGSISVEELKSIMLEAQKKAYGDGLDSNYLHPYMWICKPHYYSADFNFYNYPYAFGLLFSKGLYSIYLKDKEKFVKEYDKLLALTGKNKIFDIAKFMNIDINSVSFWKESLELIKEDIDKFITLA from the coding sequence ATGGAGCATAGATGGAGTTTAAAAGAATTATATGATTCCTTTGAATCAAAGGAATTCAAGGAAGATCTAATTCGATGTGATAAATTTATAGATAAAATAAAAGAAATATCTGAAACTTTTGCAGACTCTAAAGAAGAAAACATAAAGAAATTAGAAAATTATATAAGTGTTGATAATGAATTTTTTCATTTATCCTTTAAATTATTATCTTTTTGTCAGTTGAGTTTAAGTGTAGAAACTACAAATGTAGAAGCTTTAAAGTATCTGGAAGTGATTGAAGAAAAAATCACTGAATTGGCGGAACCAAATACAAAAGTTGCAAAATGGATTGGAAAACTGCAAAATTTAGATGATATCATTGGTTCATCCACCATATTAAAAGAACATAATTTTTATCTAAAAGAAATACAGCAAAATAATAAATATGTACTAAGTGAAAAAGAAGAAACTATTATCTCTAAAATGAGAAATACTGGTTCAAGTGCTTGGAGCAAATTACAGGATTTAACCCTTTCCAATCTCTTAGTTAAGATTAATATTAATGGAAAGGAAGAAAAACTTCCTTTAACAGTGGTCAGAAATATGGCTTATGATGCTAATGACAATATTAGAAAAACAGCTTATATAGCAGAACTAGCAGCTTATAGTGAAATTGAAGATGTATCTGCTGCCTGTCTTAATGGGATTAAAGGAGAAGTTATAACGGTAGATAAGCTTAGAGGATATAAATCACCTTTGGAAGAAAGCCTTATCAGCTCCAAAATGGATCAAAAAACTTTAGATTCTATGTTTAGTGCTATTTCTGAATATTTACCAGTATTTAGAAAATATTTCAGAAAAAAGGCACAAATACTTTCATATAAAGGAGGACTGCCCTTTTATGAGATGTTTGCTCCTATAGGAAAAAGCAGTAGAAAATATACTTTTGAAGAAGCTAGAGATTTTATTGTAGAGAATTTTAAAACTTTTAGTGATAAACTGGCAGATTATGCACTAAAGGCCTTTAACAATAAATGGATCGATGCCGAACCAAGAGAGGGAAAAGTTGGAGGGGCCTTTTGTGAAAATCTACATGTTATTGGAGAAAGTAGAATAATGAGTAATTTTACTGGAAATTTCAATGATGTGGTGACTCTTGCTCATGAATTAGGTCATGGATATCATGGAGCATGTCTTTTAAAGGAATCTGCAATTAATAGTGAATATCCAATGCCTATTGCAGAAACAGCCTCTACATTTTGTGAAACTATTATAAAGAAAGCGGCTACGGATAAGGTAGATAAAGAGGAATCTATCTCTATATTGGAAACGGAGATAAGCGATTGTGCACAGGTAATAGTAGATATATATAGCAGATTTCTATTTGAAAGTGAAGTATTTAAAAAAAGAGAAAAGGGATCTATAAGTGTAGAAGAACTTAAAAGTATAATGTTAGAAGCGCAAAAGAAAGCCTATGGAGATGGATTGGATTCAAATTATCTTCATCCCTATATGTGGATATGTAAACCTCATTATTACTCTGCTGATTTCAATTTTTACAATTATCCCTATGCTTTTGGTTTGTTATTTTCAAAAGGATTATATTCAATATATTTAAAAGATAAAGAGAAATTCGTAAAGGAATATGATAAATTACTTGCTTTAACAGGAAAAAATAAAATTTTTGATATAGCTAAATTTATGAATATAGATATTAATTCTGTAAGTTTTTGGAAAGAATCTTTGGAACTTATAAAAGAAGACATAGATAAATTTATAACATTAGCATAA